ATGACAAAACTGAATGAAATCCGCATGGCTCACATGAAAATAGATGCTAAGTTTCAGGAATCAATTGGATTGTGTCATTACTAGTGGAAGTCGCCAACGGAACATgttatttctttgattctgaGCCATATTCTCCGGCTGCCATATTTCGCTCGTACGCATACTGTGatcttgctcttctttttAAGGAAGATTCAATAATGAAATCAGCTAGAATGGCTCTGTTAGCCTGGAGTCTAGATCGAAGTTGCTGATTCTCTATCTCGGCGAAGTTTGAGGTAGTGATACCGGTTGAATTGACCACTGAAGAGCTTGTAGCTATCAGATTGAGTTTTTACAAGCCACAAGTATCAGATTCACTGTAAATGAGATGGCCCCTATGTCTCATGTGAAAGACTTTGCGATTGGaagaaaaatagattatCTGATACGTGTAATTGAAATCGGCTGTGATGggtttcaaaaaaaaaaaaaaaaaagaacagcAACAAACATTTTGAGAGAACGAACCATCGGCACAGATGTAACTGATGTCAGTTTAGCCGCACTGCGGCGGAAAACTAGTTAGACAGCTTTGCTGTAAACAAACTTCAGTGGTTAATGGCGTATAGCTGATGGTAAGATATCTTACAGCGCAAGAGAGCAATTAAGCAGAAGCTACAGAGACAGTGCTCAACGATGCAAAAGGCTGTTGTGTAAATATCACATTGGATTCTCCAGGGTTTGACTAGGCTTTACACTTCCTTTGCGATAGAATTGTCAAGTTCCTGGTGGAATCTTGAGCGACATAATTAAACAAGGAGCTCGTTTGAAGTCGAATTACCTTCAGCTCTTCCGCCAGAGTAGTCCACTGGCTACTTTTAGCCCCCATTCTATATCCACCATCCTCACATCTCTCTCGATCTCACGAAAAATTTGTATTCCGATCTTACACACCACCTTTGAAgtaaaggaaaggaaatgtTATATTGACACGGTATGCGAAGCTTGAAGTGTTGCACCACCAGATTGTGAAATTTGATCATCATCTGTGCAGAATGAGGTCAAAGTTGAAACCCCTCAGAAAACGAGGTGGTAGGTGTACCATCAAATTTCTGCTCCAGAGTCTCAAAAGTCAGAATCTGTAGACAAGATAATCACATTATCAGGTTCGAGGCGCTAGCATCTTACCCATCATCTTTCGGCACGAGAGTCGCACAATTTCCAAGAACAAGCGCGCATAAGTGCTATTCAGGCTCAACATACGACTTAAAATAATCTTCATCGTTCTCATCAACAGGAGAAATTTTAGGTCTTCTCAGACGATCAGGGTGGGCGGAGAAAAAGTCCAAAAAGAACCGATTGGGATTAATAGTTATCAGGCGGTTCAAGGGTCTTTGGAGACAGCTTCATCCAGACCAtggaatattataatctctGAAATCACAGGTTGACAAATGGCCGCTGCACAGAATCAAGCGACGGTATAGACCAGGGTTATGGATATAAGGTTAATTAAAAACGACTTATTTAGCCTTTAACAGAGTGCCAGCACTAGCACCAGAGCCTCACCTAGTGACTTGGGAATGTGCCAATAGAAGTAAACACCACTATTGTGATGAGCTCAGGTTATGTTTAACAGGAACTAGACTACTTCGTCAggaaatttgagattgaCACTGGCACGAAATAGAGATTCATTCAAGCTTCAATTGgtaaaaaatatatcttatGACAGCAgtaatgatattgattagaTTCTAGTGGTCAAATACACGATACTCCTGTCGATCCATGCTGATAGGCGAATTTACGAGAGGGGCACGGGCCTCTGGGCTTATTTTATAGTGCCTGAATAGACTTACCACTCAATGACAAACAGATGCTTGGAGAGATTTGCGTTCGAATGGGTTTGATACAAATCGAAATCACGTTTGTATTTTGCCTACCTGCGTAGGTGATCCAGTCTCAAATCGCGACAATTTGTAGCAGTCGATGCTTGATatcaagaataaaatatCCGTGGCACCAACAACCTCACTCCGCAGCTCACTTACATTGCTGCGCCGCTGCAAagccttttcaaaattctcgaCCCGACTCGCTACTTGTGTGTTGTATCACATTGTGCTGAGATGGCAGTGAGTTCTCGGTTCGACATACGGTCATTTGATATCTCGGCGACCAGAATCAAGTCTTTCAAAACaacaaccaaccaacaaacGAACACACTgtcaatcatcaacaactcAACTATTCACACAATCATGGACATACTCCAGACCAAGCCAATCCTTACGGCTGTCTCAGTCGTAGGAGTAACTCTCCTGGGCTACTTCTTCACACGAATCTATGCAGCGCAGATGCTCATGGTAAAGCTTCAGACGCAATGCTGCGTCAGTTTTTCAACCCTTCTCTATGAACGCCAATGAAGAACATTTGCAGCCCGTAGCGCCTGGacattccttcttctttgaataCCTTTTCTTGCTTGGGAAGATGCCGAAGTGCCTCCCAAAAGATGCTCACTACCAACGCATGTTCGGCGAGATCTACCGCGACCATTTTGAGTCTACAGGCGTATATTATATGGATCTCTGGCGCATGACTGCCATCTCTATAATGCAGACAAATACTTTAATCTCCGCGCGCAAAGCTGACCCTATGCCGCGCTTCTTCAAGCCAATCGTAGGAGGCCCCTGTATTTTCGATATGCCCCAAGACTCGTGGAGACCGTGGCGCGCTGTATTTAATAACACGTTTAATAATGAACATTTCCAGAAGCTGGTCCCGGAAATAGTCAAGCCGATTGAAGTTTATAAGGATATTTTAAGGTATATCATTGATTCCTTTCTTCATTGTTGTCCAATGtctacttttttttgtttggcTCGCTGAATGCCTCGTATTCTCTGATGCAATCTTTCGTTTTTCACTTCGTCTTTCAACCCATCCCTAATTAAAATTTGCTAATTGTTTAATACTTTGATAGAGAGCACGCCGAAAAGGGTGGTATGTTCTATCTGGATAGCACGACTCTGCTTCACTATGGATCTGATTGGCAAGACAATCATGTACGTCTCCTTCTCCTAATACTATTACCGAACGAGGCTGAACTGATTAGGAACACCGATTTTCATGCTCAACGCGGGTACAATGTTCTTGCAGACTCTATGGTCAGCCAAATTCGCTGGCATGAGCCAGATACCGCTATCGACCCCTTGAGCCGCATAATTGTAGTATGATGGTATATGGAATGGTCTAACGGGAGAAAGATGGACGCATATATCAGTGCAGAGCTAGGTAGAAGATATGGGGAATACAAAGCCGACTCCAAAGATTCACGTAGCAAAgctattattgatttcatcTTGCAAACAGAAATCGCCCCCGACGTCGATGTCAAGCCAGAAAAATTAGACCCTGATTTCAAGGTATTCGCGACTAGACAAATACGCTTATTTGTTTTCTCGGGTCATGACTCACTCAGTAGTACAATCTGCTACATCTACCATTTACTCTCGAAAAATGTCGAGGCGATGCGAAAAGCCATAGAAGAACATGATCTTGTCTTTGGAAGACAGGTCGATGGAAGCGAACTTTTAAAAACCAAACCACATCTCGCAAATGATTTGCCTTACACAACAGCTGTCATCAAGGAAACGCTTCGGCATTTCCACGCCGCGTCAAGTTCCAGACAAGGATATACGGGTGTTAATCTTTATGATGAGCAGGGCACTGCATGTCCTGCTAACCATACAGTCTGCTTCACCGACCGCGTAGGCATGCACTACGCACCGAAGTACTGGGTTAGACCCGAAGAATTTCTTCCAGAACGATGGCTAGTAGACCCAGGTCATGAGCTATAGCTTGTGAAAGGTGCATGGAGACCGTTTGAATATGACCCAAGAAACTGCATTGCCCAGGGACTAGTCATGTCAGAGTTGAGGGTTTTGTTCGCCTGTACTGTACGAGAATTGGTATTTGAGGATGCATATGAAGAATGGGATAAGTCTCATAAGAAGAAAGGGCCACAAGCTCATAGAGAGAGAGCATACCAGATTGAAAAAGCTGCGGCACAACCGAGTGCCCACTATCCTTGTCgagtgaggatgatgaatgttTGATATTAGAATTGGGTTGAATAAGGGGTGACGTGAGGTATTCATGGATTCGGTGATCCGGTAAGGGCGACTGTTAGCAATAAGGTAGAAAAGTTGAGTTAACTTTAAAGTCATTCATATACAACAGTTTTAATATACCCAACAATCTCAATGATATGCTTGATATCCTCATGGTACCAGTCATGATCAAAAGCTATAGCTTTCCATTGGTGCTTGGACAACTTCCAAGACGCAACACGACCACCTTTATGGTAGATTTCAGCTCTTCAAATAGCTAGGATGAATATGTGTTGTGCAGGCGCTACCTCCCAATAGAACCATGATGTATAAAATATGAAAGTAACGTTTCTCATAACATGACAAACAATGGGCAATCATGATCAGAACCAAGAAAACAGAAATGGATGAGGTGAATTCGTGTGAGCTTGTGCGCTAACCGAATCGAGACTAGCCGCATCTCCAAGACTTTAGGTCCAAAGTGCTTGTGGTTTCCAAACTGGATGGGATATTCTCGCGACGCGTTTTGAAATATACTAGGTAGTCAACGACCTTTCGGAAATACTATACGATACTTCGAGACTGCGCAATTCCTATGGTTATGATCGCTTAAATCAAAAGGCTGTTTTGAGACGCTTTTGAGctgttttcaaaattcatatcATTCTTTCGCAAGGTCCAAGGAACGATCGATTGAATTAGCACTTCCTATATTCGACAATCCTCCATCAAGATGACGGCTCGCAACCCCCCTCAAGCTTTTATTTCTAGTTATGCTCCGCGATTGCGCACATATGCCAATTCGTTGCTTACCCCAGTCATACAGCCAACAGCAGCTGTCGCGACACCTCTTGGTCGAACAACGAAAAGAGGAACCACAGCAATAAATTATGCAGAGGATGGATATGAATTTGAGgaggacgatgatgatgaaaacaGGAGAAGGCCTACAGGTTTGAGGAGTTTGCGAAGGGAAGACAATGGACAGGCAAAACAAGACCCCGCAGAAAAGGTCGGCAAAGAAGCTACTGCGCCTGTAGAAATTCAAGGTatttggagagattggatgGGCAAGCAACGGCCAGGAAAAACCGACATGCAAAATTATGCACAAATCGCATTACCTTTAACCTTAATCCCGATTCGAATCGACCTCGATATTCCTTCCTTCACACCCCCTGCGCCTTTACCCGTACCTGTAAACATTCAAGTATCTTACCCTTCGATTGATACTTCCCTACCAGCATACAAACCACAAGAGACAACAGTCCCATATCGCCTGAAGGATGTATTTCTGTGGAATCTACACGAGACATTGACAACCACTGATCAATTCGCGCAAACCATGGTACAGGATCTGGACTTACCGAACAGAGGACAAATGGCAGCCGAGATCAGCAAGCAGATCCGTACACAGCTTGAAGAATACGCAGGCGTGGCTCTTCATCCACTCTTTCATTCGCAACAGACCGCAACGGCGAACGGCACTGTGACCACCATCAAGCAAGGACCATCGTCTCGAGACGCTTCAAATACGCCCGCAGCAAGTGGGAATGCGACTCCCATGCGAAATGTCATTGGCCAATCTAATGGCTATTCGACTCCTGCTAAAGCTCCTACTTCACAGTCGCAAGACATCACCGCGACTGCAACCTCAATACCACCAGAATCCGATGAATATAATCCTGATGACATGTACCGGTGCATCATCAATTTGAACATCAATCTCTCGAACCATCTCTACACAGACAGGTTTGAATGGTCATTACTACATCCTCCAGGAACGGCTGAAATATTCGCAAAACAAACCTGCGCAGATCTTGGGTTACCTGGTGAATGGGTCCCAGCCATGACACATGCGATTTATGAAGCagttttgagattgaaaaaggaGGCATGTGAAAGTGGTGGTTTGGTTGGTGGTTATGGGGGAGAAATACCTAATGACGCTGTGCATGGTAAGGATGCCGGATGGAGATATGATAATGAGCACCTGGCAGATGAGTGGGAACCCAAGGTTGAGATTTTGTcaaaggaagagattgagaagcGAGAGGGTGATAGAGAAAGGCAAATTAGGcggatgagaagagagacTGCTAGATTCTCTTCGAATTCGGGAATGGCTGGTGGTCTTCCAACACCAGGTGAGAACAGAGGATATTTTGATGAACCACCTGCGGAAGAACGTATGGGTCGTGGTgagagaagcaagaagaagagacgCTTTAGAAGTCTTAGTCCATTGGGGAGATCTGGAACACCTGGTGGAAGAGGAACTCCTGACACTGGTGGCATCACTGGGTATGGTGGAGGTGGCAGTCTTACCGAATTTGAACGGAATAGTTGGAGATGCTCACACTGTAAAGTCTGGGGAACATCAGTTTGGTGTGTGAGGGATGGGCCATTCGGACCAAGGGTAAGTCGCTTTTATGTCTTGATTATGATATTTATCACTAACACTTCTCAGACTCTTTGCAATAATTGTGGCTTCATATTCGAGAAAGACCGCAAGCTACCTCGATGGGCCAAGGATCTTCACAGACAAGACATTCGCTCAAGCGATTACAGATAAAAATATTTCCAGTCTGTTTTCTCCAATCGTCATACGAGAAATTTCtactttgattttcatgGATTTTGGGAAGCTTTTTTGCTAGGAGTCTGAGACAGGGGGCTTTATATCACGCAGCGATGTGGTAATATGGATTACAAATGATTTACTTCTGTCTGATATACACATTGACAAGTGTTTGATTAAGAATGGAAAAGTCTGTTTCATAGAGCAATGACTTTTTGAGAAGGAACTTTTGTACAATAGAGAGAGCTTAGGCCAGTTAATGAAGTTTGATCAAGAATATGTGTAGGAAAGTTCTTCTTGGACTGATGTTATGAATGGACGTCTTGTAGCGTCTTTATCAAACATTCTTGAAGAACCTCTGAAATGGTAGTGTACTATCTCAAAGAGAACCACCATGTACACCTCTCACTATGATTGCAGTTTTTGTTATTTACATTAATGTCCTTTCGTGGTGACAcgagagaagatgagataaCAACCAACCCCCAATGAACCCGGAGCGAGGAGCCAAAGGGAGCACTCTAATAAAAGCAGACTTCCAACTCCCAACCTGTCATCGCAATTGATAACCCAACCTTCGCAAATGGAAAAAAAGATCAAGTCAATACTATCCACTGCTCCATtctcaatcaaccaatctcCATACCCGACCACCACACCATCAATTTCTCCACATGTAGTAGGTAGTAACGTCGAAATAGAAGCTCATAAATATCTCAAACTCTCCACGTACTAATTCTGGCACGAGTTCGTTCAAGCATATTCGTTCCATCCGTCAGATATCTACATATCcatctttgttttcttgttGGCCTCTTCATCGTGTTGACTAACGCTGGGCTCTCTAGCTCTCTTGCCAAAATCTTTGGAAGGGCCAGCGGAGAAACTACCCATTTGTGGGTTTGCTCTTCCTGCTTGCTCTTTTGCTGGTGGTTGCTGGTGGGTGGAAGCCTGTATATGCATGTTCCAGTGTGGACGGGCTTGTCCTCCTACATgctcatttccatctccaattaGCTGGAATCGTTCTGGGGGTGAGCTTGAAAATGCTTGTTCTTGTGCTTGTTCCTGGGGCGCTGTCTCATTCTTTGTCTGTCTCTGGGTAATTAGAGCTTTTTCGCGGGCTTGTAAAATACTATCGAACGTCTGAGCGTTTTTTGGCACAGCTGAATCCATACTTGCTGTTCCATTCTTCGATCCTTGTCCTTGTCCCTGACCTTGTCTCTGACCTTGAGCCTGCGCGGTAGCTTGAGACTTCATATGAGCCTGGGCCAGCATTCTCTGGGCCTGCGTCTGTGACGTCAATGCTTCCCCTCTGACCTTTTGACTCCAGATCTTGACGGCTTCCTCTCCCAGAATATTACGCTGTCCACTGATCATCACAGCAGCATTGATATCAACTTTGATTGCTCTAGGATTTCCATCAGCATCACCCATTGTAAGACCGCGTGATCCTTCAGACGCAGATTTTAGAGATTGGAGTATTGCCTCTGTAATTTTTTGAACTTGTGGAGCCGGGTGGAAAGTGATTATGTTGTCATCGCCGGTGATGGTCAAGGGAGAATTGATACTGAGATTGAAAGAACTGGATTCGTAAACGGCCTCCTCCTCTGCTTCTTTCTGATCTGGTTGTTGACCAGAGACTTGGGGCTGCGCGCTAGTTGGGGCGGTGGGAGGAAAGGTGTTGGGCCTTCCATTCTTTATGCTGTATTGTGTGGGGTTCGTGCTGAAAAATTGTTGAAATGCCGGCTCTACTTGTCCACCATTTAATCTCATCGCGGACAGGCTCGGGCTGGGAACATCTTCTGGTAGGACGTGTGTTGGTTGAAGTACTTGCGACTGGCGAACATGCTGCTGTTGTAGTCGTTGCCGGTGTGCTTGATTTAGCTGGATTTGTTGCTGGACTGTATACTGCTGCTGTTGTAATTGCTGCTGAGCTCCATGTTGCTGTAGTTGGTGATACTGTCTTCGTAAATTTTGAGCTTGCTGTTGTTCGATTCGATCTTGATGCATCATTTTGGGATCCATCTGCTGTTGCATCTGGGTGCTTCCTAGTCCGAAATTAGAATTGTTGTTGCCGTCTTGTTGCTGTATCTGCGGGCCTGTTCTAATTCTAGGATTGTTGATTCCAGAGCCCATATTCTTACCGCCTAACGAATCCCCTGGTGTAGCACGACCACTTGTTTGATTAGAAGTAATTCCCAAACCTTGAGGCAAGCCTTGGTGATTGATTGGAAGAGAATCATCTGAGCCTGACATGATGAAAAGGTGAGGATGATTGATGTGGTTCAAAGGATTGTAAGATAGAGTATGGTAAGATGTGATGGCAAGAAAAGATTGTTGTAAAATCAATTGTGTTGGTTGGATTATAAACTGAACAAAGTTGATCTCGAACTTGAAATACTTAAATAATGGTTGTGGGAGAATAATCGATCGAAGAATTGAGAACCCTCTTTGAGACGCTAAGCTAATAAAAATACATGTTTTGCCTCCGAGGTGGAAGGTACTGCCGACCatgtattgattttaaattcaCCATTATGAACTTCACTCGAGGCTCTTCTAGATGATAGTGGTAAATGGCCaataaagaaagatagaGTGAATGCCAGAATCTTTataggagaaggaagaaccTCCGAAGTACCATTCATCCTATTGAAAATGAGagacaataataaatatctagCTCTCAATAATGAAAGGTGATTCCTTCCAGGTCATCAATGTTGAATCTCTGATAACATAAAGAAGAGTTTCTATTTACACAATTTAGAACAGAAATGAGTAGCCTCTGATAGTCAAACAAGTGACCCATATCGAATGATGTAGAGACAGAAGTATGAATGTTGAGCTTGGATAGGTTGGTGGGATTTTTCAAAAGTCAAGTGAAAAACTAGGAGAGGCACGAACTGTCTGTAGACAGCTCTTCAACAACGGAATAGAAGGTATCTAATCAGGATAATAGAAGATGGAATCATTACTGCATAAAACTCACATAACAATCTGGCCAGTTTCCAAGAGGTATGACAGAATCTGCTAAGTCCTGCTTTTATCTATCAATGGCAAATCACCACAACCAGTAGTGAGACAGGGAATAGGGAATGTTTGAATCTAAGACTCCAAAACCGGCATATAGAAGATACTTATAACTATAGACAAAGCACTAGATATCTGCATGATCTGATAGCTTCAAGAAACAGAATACTGAAGAGAAATGCTGAAGCAAACAGTCATAGTGGCCAGGTGAAGATGATAGTAGTTTGGAGAATATTACAAGAAGCCTTGATCGAGGCAGCCTGGCGAGAACACTAAGTACTGCAATAGACATGAGAATATTCTTCAGGCTACACTCAGGACCGAGATGGATAACAATCAAGAGCCGTGGTAGGAGTGAGTAGAGGACATTGCTATTAACATACCCAGAGAGAAAAAACCATTGTTGGAAGTGGGAATCACAGTGCGTGTGGGCAGTGATGTATACAAAAGTGGGAAAAGCAGTGACGGAAGATAAATAATAAAGCACGTTCACTTGAATCATCAGTACGATGGTGTTTGGCCAGATTCAAGTCGTGATCAATGTCATTTCCTCACCAGCTACCAAGACTATCAGTACTAGCTGACGCACTTGCTTATTTATGGGAGACGCACTGAAGAATCATTGCCTCATCTTCAACCCTGGTCTAGCATCTTCTCAAGCAACATTCCTCGCTCATACAAACGGTTCTTTTGGTCGTAACATATCATGAATTAGTATCATCTTCTAGGCCACCTCATAATCGCATCTATCCCTTGTATCTTACAAACCTCTCCGAGGAAAATAACATCTACACTCAAGTAGCTCATTTCTTCTCTACTGACTTCTTAACACCGTCAACAAATGCCTCAACTGCTTCCCCACCTCCCAATGGAACACTTCCTCCCTTCACTAAACCATTATTCTTTAGCTCAACTCCCAAAGCATCTGCAATACTAGGCAAGCCACCGTCTCGAATTGCCATAGTCAGACTTCCTAAGCTTTGATGAAATTGTGGACTCCGTACTACTCTCTTCAATACCGACTTCTTTTGGTCCAAACTCAAAGCCTCCATAGCAGCGTTCGCAGTCGCAGAAGTTGCGTCGGCCATTCCTTCGAGGGAAGATGCGGATTCTTGTGCAAGCTGTAGGATAGTTGGTGGAAGATAGCTAAGGAGATTATCCACTTGAGCTGGGGTTGCAGCGTCGATCGATGGAATGGTTACCGTGTTTGGTAAAAGGTCCGGTAAAGTAGTGTACATTTGACTTTGGGATTGCTGTTGCATGCCAGCTCCCCCAGGACCCTTCAATGAATTGAGAAAGTTTTGAACGACCGAGGCAGCATCTGATGGCCCTGAACCAGCACTACTCACATAGTCAGCGCAAGGTTCTTTGGAAGGCTAAAACAGACAGTTTCGtaatttttagaattcaTGCGCAACATAGCTGTCTAGAAGTACAGGAACAATACGGTACGATTATTGTTGAATCTTCCAATGTACCAACCAAACGCCTCGTGTGTAAATGCTTGGGTACTTTGCAAAAATTGGATGAGAATTAACCTACGCTCTTCCACCATCAGCTCCGGCCTCCCTTGAGCTAGCTCCCTCTTCCCTAACATCTCCACCAGTTGCTCCTGCACCAGCACCTCCACTTCCACCTTGCTGTTCGGATGAATCACCATGACCTTCAACGTCCTCCATCGTTTCGTCCTGATCGTCATTTCCTCCATCGTCTCCTCTCACTTGTGCGATTTCCTGTTCAACATCGACTTCATCTCCTTGTAATAATGAATTCACAATTTGTCCAATCTTCAAGTCCCGGGGACTAAACCAACTTGCATCTCCGTTTCGCGCTTGGGGTTTTGATTGCATCCAGAAAAGATGTCtttgagaagaggatgaaaatttgagaaCGAATATGCGGCCATTGGTTTTTGCGGTTGGTTCAGTGGTTTGGTTGGAATCGTAAGGTTGAAAGATGGCATCGGTTGGTGGTAACAGCAAGTCCATgttatcctcatcatccatagGTTTGCTTCTTTCGCGCCATTGGAAATGAATTAAATCTTCATGGCAGTTAGTTAAATCCTATCTCCAGGGTATTCAAATGACCTACCATCTTCAGACCAAAGGTAGATATAACCTGGAGTTGGTTCAGGC
The sequence above is drawn from the Botrytis cinerea B05.10 chromosome 11, complete sequence genome and encodes:
- the Bcsnf5 gene encoding Bcsnf5, whose translation is MTARNPPQAFISSYAPRLRTYANSLLTPVIQPTAAVATPLGRTTKRGTTAINYAEDGYEFEEDDDDENRRRPTGLRSLRREDNGQAKQDPAEKVGKEATAPVEIQGIWRDWMGKQRPGKTDMQNYAQIALPLTLIPIRIDLDIPSFTPPAPLPVPVNIQVSYPSIDTSLPAYKPQETTVPYRLKDVFLWNLHETLTTTDQFAQTMVQDLDLPNRGQMAAEISKQIRTQLEEYAGVALHPLFHSQQTATANGTVTTIKQGPSSRDASNTPAASGNATPMRNVIGQSNGYSTPAKAPTSQSQDITATATSIPPESDEYNPDDMYRCIINLNINLSNHLYTDRFEWSLLHPPGTAEIFAKQTCADLGLPGEWVPAMTHAIYEAVLRLKKEACESGGLVGGYGGEIPNDAVHGKDAGWRYDNEHLADEWEPKVEILSKEEIEKREGDRERQIRRMRRETARFSSNSGMAGGLPTPGENRGYFDEPPAEERMGRGERSKKKRRFRSLSPLGRSGTPGGRGTPDTGGITGYGGGGSLTEFERNSWRCSHCKVWGTSVWCVRDGPFGPRTLCNNCGFIFEKDRKLPRWAKDLHRQDIRSSDYR